The nucleotide window TCAAACAAGTCATAGCTTTGAAATGCTTTATTTGACAACTGTGCCAAATAGAAAAGGCACTTTATTTTGTCCAGTAATGCACATAAAAATATAGaccattaaaataaacacacaatatCATCAAGACAGTGTTTTACTTATCCATCCGCCTTACACGTCATTAATTAAATAAGAAGGCAAGTCTTGTATTCAGATCTGTTGGGGTTTGTTTCTCTTAAGACAGTGAGCAATTAGGCAGCTGTCGCTCATCACATATAAACAAAGCAGCTAAATCTCAGACGCATTCTCCATTTATATAGTTCTTTTCCcatgtgaaattaaaatttGCTTAATTGTGTagctttagcatttttttttaaatgcacaagtATCTAAAATCCAAACCCTCTCATTTTCATAACGCCAAGTATTTCTCCTACATTTAGAGGTAATGCAGAAAACACAAGCCATGTTTAAAAGGATCATCCTGAGGataactttgatttaaaacatagCTTTATCGACTCATTTTAGGAGCATGTCAAAATGCAAAACTAAATTATACCCTCAGCTGCCTGACAGTTGTTCTGTGTGTTTATTGATACACACATCTATCAAACCTGACCAAAACCCAGAACTGAAGCCTGGGAGTTCACAAACTGCGGCTGCTAACCATATAGGCAGCACGAGGAGAAGTGAACCTTGCAAAATGCTCCACAAGCAGCAACAAcagattgtttatttttttaagaatctgGAGCATATTTCTTGTTCTCTCCAGGAAACGGTAAATCTGGAGCTCGGTTGAAGTGGCCTGTAAGGAAGATCCCCACGGTACCAATGATGAAGAGGAGAATGGCAGCCCAGAAACAAACCTTGTCGATCATCTTTCCTATCAGAACCCAGCTTTCAATTTCCTGTATTGGaaaagcaaaagtaaaacagatatttatatgtaaaaaaaaaaaactaataataatttgaatctGGAAATACAAAGTCAAGTGAGTATGTCATTGTAGTGGATTgctacggagcccctaaagggacatggaggaaaaaaaaactattgcgagatctcgcaaaactattgcgagatctcgcaaaaggtTTTCCTACATCAGCGAACCGGAAGTAAAACAAATGACCTGATCCACACTCATTACTGGTTAGTCACCAcatagttgtttgccaaccgccattaaatagaaaaagaagttgtaaacagacacaaaacaatggAGGCGCAAACACGTCATCCATGGGAGAAGtttattgatttctattttagtaCTGGCCTGACATATAAAGACATTAAATCCATACTTGGCTACAGACATGGACTTGACATTAGtgagagacattttaaaagattaaaagaaaaggttttcctACTTCAGTGAACCGGAcgtaaaacagacacacaacagCGGAGGTGCaaagtaaaaaggataaaaccatagacataatataagagtagactcCGCACTGACTGTCGCGGCgtaggaattacggccgccatcttggggcagtcaacctgctaccctaacctgctgattcaagctgaacacactaatgatacctcagcactgggcggcgtatttttgtttaaatcgacggactattgacatcagggctcgagggctaacttttcacaaggaagattaaaagatatcgtttatattataatgttatttttctaagacagagagatacaggtctacacgtccaagtttttgtgacttagtctctccaaacttgcatctactccgtgaaggcatcagaccttattattctatatatatatatatatatatatatatatatatatatatatatatatatatatatatatatatatatatatatatatatatatatatatatatatatgcaataattattgcgagatctcgcaatagttttgcgagatctcgcaatagttttttttttcctccatgtccctttaggggctccgtagaTTGCAAATTATACccaaagcactttttttttgtcacaatacagtggtctatcacatgaaattCCATGAGAATACATTAAGGTTTATGACAAAAATCCTTTAAGTTTAAGAGGCAAGTATACATTTGCAAGGCACAagatatttgtttaaaacagaaaaataaaaatatcttaaaaaggTAAAGTCACACTCACAGAACCGATGTCattttgttgtcttttactCTCAGCGATGAAGTTGCAGGCGTCCACGCACTGCTTAATCTCAGGCGCTGCCTGCGCCAAACTCTTGTACAGGTTCGCCGTGCTGCTCACATCTATATTATTCACTACAAGGAATGGGAGATGAACAGTGACAAAGCAGCGGGCCAGAGTAACTACACTGATCCAAAGGGGGGGGATGATGACAGCATGAGACAAGGGGGGGCCTTCTAGTTGGAGTACATGGCAAACCTTGCCCGATGAAAATCACTCTCACCAATTGATCGAGTCAGGCCGTGCCTCTCCCGTTGTTTGTCGAACATCATTTCGCTCCGAGGTTGCTTCAGCACGTATTCCTCTGCTCTCTGCATGAGGCCGAAGGAGCTGCGTCGCCGCTCCTTCAGTCCGTTCACCTCCGCCGTCACCTCGCTGTCGTCCACCAGCGGGGACATGCCTAGGAACCGAGGCACCATTTCCAAGAACAACTGCAAGCAGTTCGGACAACCCTCGTTAGCTCACGAAAAGGTCAGTCTGTCGGGAAGACGCGTTTGTCTCATTTCCCGGCGCGTGCTTACATGCTTGATGGTCTTGGACATGATGTGAGTGCTGGGGCTGCGCAGCGAGTAGTTCAGCACCACAATCTGATTGGTTGCAATGAGAGTTGTGACACACATGACAAAAATGATGTACCTGAGGAGGACATCAGAGATGATCTGTTTTGGATAAGAGACCGTCTGGATTAAAGTGTAAAACATGACCAGCTGGGGTCAGAGGAGACTACAGATGACTCACTTTCCAATCAGGGGGACAGAGAGGGATGTCTCAGGGACCTTTTGAgcaatgagaaataggaagacAGTCTGAGCCAGTAGGACAGAAATGGAGACAGTCAACTTTTGTCCCCCAGCTGGAaggaaattataaaaaaaaaaaaaaaatttagccAGTATAACAGCTGCTTTTAAATCATAGTCATTGTCAGTATTACTGTAGCGGGAATAACACAAAAGCTGTAAACCTTATTTTTATTGTTCCCCACATAAAGCCATACAATAATCTTTAGTTTTATTCCGTCCACAGCACCATGTGTTGCCCACTGCTTTTGCTGTCGTCTAAGTGTCTGGGACCTACTGTATGTAAAATGTGGCGCACGGAAAGCAAAATCAGGAATCTTGTCCTTTTATTCCCAAGTTTAGAGGCGGCAGGGATGGAGCTCAGTGCtagacattaaaaataaaaaactatttatgAAAACAgatgcataaaaataaataaataatttaatatatgaCCATTATTATTCCTAGAAAAAAGCTTTTCGATTTAATAGTGACTCATTATGTGTATGTAACATTTTATGAACTAATTTAATGTGTATATCAAAAACAAAGGCTAAagattgaaaacatgtttaacctATATTTTCTCCTTAAGTTGAAGATATTCCTTGCGTTAAAAGAATTAATCGATGAGTTTTGCAAGTAGATGCAGGGGGACTGCTGAGTTCTAGCCAAGTGTCTTGGTTCACTTTTGTGACCGTGTTTGCGCCCTGGACAACCACCCACTCGGCCCATATCAAAAAAACGTCACTGCAACCACGCATTTTCCCTgttcttttttggtttttaaaggcGATTATTGGTAGTAATTTGCACTGGCCTTGAGCAGGAAGGAAGTAGGCCAGTACAACCAGTGAGGAGATGAGAGAGCATGGCAGGATGATGTTGATGATGTAAAACAGTGGCTTCCTTTGAATGATCAGGTTGAACATGATCTCCTGATACTCTATGTCGTCGGGGGAATACCGCGAGTTGATCATCTTCCTGGCAGGTCTATGGACTATGGCCCACTCACCGTTCTCTGTAATAGGGACACATGAAGAGCTGGGGTGAAAATTGTAGAGTTTGAACATCAGGATATTGACAGGGTGAATAACGTGTACCTGTAAAAGCGGCTGGGTCAATATGCACCCATTCAAAGGGCTCATCATCTTCAACAGCCAAGATCAAGTCCAGTTCGTTGGCACTATATGTCTGGGATCTAGGGTTTTGGTGGCATTCGTGGAATAGAGCAGAAACAATGttataaatgcagaaaaacaaagcggCTGGCCTGGTatgctgtgttttatttcttcacCTGAATACCAGTGTGCAGTTTTGATAGTCAAAGGGGAAGTAAGTAATTTCAATTGCACAGGTGCTACGATAGATAGCAGGAGGCAGCCagtacatccatccatcgttgCTGATCAGGACATTAGCGTAGTACGCCACATCAAACTGGCCATCAATGCTGCACAGGGAGAGGATACAAGGGAAAGAGAGCTGACCTGAAGCTGCATTCTCACCCTGCAGCAGGAAAGAAAATGCTGGAtctcacacattttttttttgttttttgcgtGAAGGCCTCACTTGTTCTCCAGGACTATGTCGGGAAGCCAAACCGTGTTGTACGGGACCCGGATCACTTCAATGCCGTGATAATTAGTTTTGTTCCAGGCTAGGCGATAATCAGACCATTGCTGTTGACATTTGAGAGAAAGGGCACCAAGGTCGTTAACATCCAAGCTTCACTACAGTCGAGCAAGACGAATAAGGGCTACTGCCACCAGCAATTAAAATTCCAAGAGTCAACTTACAATTTCAATCCATACATTGGTCGTAAGAGTCTCTTCTTTTTCATTCTGAACGGTCAGGGGAGAAGCAGAAAGAGGATTTGAGCTTTGCACTTCTGTTGTCTTTGAAAAGAGCCGACACTGGGCTAAAATGCCAGGGTGTTAAATCTAGTGCATATGGAGTCTTTTAAAACTATTCATACGGTAGTTTctgaactttttccacattttgtcatgtgttttggtttgattttagaccaaaacaaagtagcacataattttGAAGCAAAAGAGAGGAAACACGGAacgttacattttatttaaggtATTTCTCTAACAGCTCTGCACATTTGGAGGTTCTGGCATCCtaacatcatgatgctgccaaaaTCATGTCTTATGGTGGGGCTAAGGTGTTGAGGGTCATGTTCACTTTTTTGCAATGGACCTTGTGCtcttctcttttatttatttatttattcattttctttcaacaaacGACAAGCTGCCATTCTTACCAGCGAGATAAGGTTAGTCAGCGTCAGCTTGATCATAACCTGCACTTTGTCCTCGGGATGAACCGCAGGACGAATGTTCTTGTTGTAGCGTTTGAACAAGTCGTGGATCAGCTCGGATTCCTCATTGCACGCCACTGTTAGAAGGAAAGACAGGATGTGAGGGAGACATGTGTGCAATTTTCTTTAAGCATGAAGCATTAAGTTTCTAGTGACATGAAATCCTTCAACTAAAATTCGACTTAAAACTTGCCGCATATTGCGAATGCTGTATTCCGAGTGTTGAATGtcactcacacaaacacataacTACCAACGACGGTCAGCTCATGTTCCAAAGCAACTCCTGATCTGCACTTTCAACAAGATTTGGGTCATCAACACTGACAGTAATATTCAAGTTTGGCTATAAAAGGTCCCAGTTACACGCTCTAAAAAACCAGCAGATACGATGTCCCTCATGAGCTCCCCCAGTCTCTGGCTGGTCCAGTCAGgtgcaaatatttaatttaccCATGGGACCGTCTGCATAGCTGCAGCTCAGTAATGACAGCGTTGACAGCTGTTTCAATTCTTAATCATTAAATACTGTTGAGCTTCACACATGATGCATTCAGGGACAAACATAGTCGAAGTGTGAGAATCTAAATACGTAAATGCAACGGCCTTTGAGTTTCCGAGgagaaaaaatattgaaattaaaataaaatgagttaAAGCTCAGAGATCTGTGAATTCTACTTGGTAATCTAGGtcaacttaaaaaacaaacacgtggttgaattttaatattattctgGTCTCTGCAACTGATGGCAGAAAAGGCACTTCTTGCATCGTCATTTCAGCATTGCTAAAGACAGTTGAAGAGTAGAAACCTGAACATTGCAAAGCATTTCTCTTTGAAACAACACCGCTGACTCCCCGATAGCGCTATATGAGCTGCACAGTATGTGCTTAACTTCTAAATACAGCACACTCATCGACTCAAGTGCATACAAAGTTCAGGTTGTTTTTAATGTCAGCGCTATGACCTCGTCGTTTCCTGCAGCTAAGACCTAAAGCATCTTGAAGACAGACGATatagaaaggaaacagaaggcAAGGTCAGAGAGAATGGCAGGAGGGTGAATTGGCATACAGGTGCTTCAGAAGTTCAGCCGACACAACCTGTAACCCTGGTCTTTTATGCGTTGTAACATGAGGGCAGACAGAAACATGTGTCAGAGCAACACGACCGCAAAGCTAAATATTACATCATCGCCGTTTAAGTGTTGTAAATGCTGGCCTTTgtatttcctgattttaacTGGCGTGTGCTGATCTGATCAGGTTGATTGCCAATGTTGTGCAGAATAACACATTAAGGTCTGAGACCCCGTTCTAGGCAGCTGACATCTTCAATTCTTGTTTTGCTTATTCGGAAAGCTTTTAGAATAATCAACGAAACGCAAACCTGCCTTTTTAATTATCAGAATGATTAAATGTTTGTTCCTTAGGACAGAATAACATTTCTTGGTTTCTCCCTGAGTCTAAAGAATGCAGAAAAATTATTGGC belongs to Fundulus heteroclitus isolate FHET01 chromosome 11, MU-UCD_Fhet_4.1, whole genome shotgun sequence and includes:
- the chrne gene encoding acetylcholine receptor subunit epsilon; translation: MAVRSLGIFFGFLTALGTLTSLVACNEESELIHDLFKRYNKNIRPAVHPEDKVQVMIKLTLTNLISLNEKEETLTTNVWIEIQWSDYRLAWNKTNYHGIEVIRVPYNTVWLPDIVLENNIDGQFDVAYYANVLISNDGWMYWLPPAIYRSTCAIEITYFPFDYQNCTLVFRSQTYSANELDLILAVEDDEPFEWVHIDPAAFTENGEWAIVHRPARKMINSRYSPDDIEYQEIMFNLIIQRKPLFYIINIILPCSLISSLVVLAYFLPAQAGGQKLTVSISVLLAQTVFLFLIAQKVPETSLSVPLIGKYIIFVMCVTTLIATNQIVVLNYSLRSPSTHIMSKTIKHLFLEMVPRFLGMSPLVDDSEVTAEVNGLKERRRSSFGLMQRAEEYVLKQPRSEMMFDKQRERHGLTRSIVNNIDVSSTANLYKSLAQAAPEIKQCVDACNFIAESKRQQNDIGSEIESWVLIGKMIDKVCFWAAILLFIIGTVGIFLTGHFNRAPDLPFPGENKKYAPDS